The following is a genomic window from Salarias fasciatus chromosome 10, fSalaFa1.1, whole genome shotgun sequence.
TACAAAAAACTGGTGAGAAAAAGAGCTTAAATACAGTATGTATAAAAATACCTATTCACAGTAGACACAAATGTTGTGCATTACTGATATTAATCATCTGGTAAGCACACTAAAACTTACataggttgttgtttttttttctttccttcctatCTATAAGAACAactgaacatttatttttctcagcAAAAGTGAGATGTTTCAAAGTGTTGTGTAGGCGAGGGACGCAAGAACTGCCGACTCTCCACTTCTTCTGGCGTACGATAGAGTACAGATGTTCTCACTTTGATTAGAGTCTAAAATTAGTTCAAAAatactgcagagagaaaaaaaaaaaaaaattaacagtgAGGAGtgtggggaggaaaaaaaaaaagcccactgATTCGGCCGGAGAGTGGCTGATCGCAAAATCCGATCGCTTCACCGCCTCCAAGACCGGCTCTCGTACTCGTCGTCTTCAtcgtcgtcctcctcttcctcctcttcttcctcctcttcccccggCAGATAGGAACTGGCTTCCTTCTGTTGAAACGGAAGAAccacttgacttttttttttcctgaagcaaTGATCATTCAGAGGAGTTACGCTGCTGTGATTTGGGATTTTTCGTATTTGTACGTAAAACTACACCTTCCTCCATCTATACGACACGTTTCAGGAGAAATCCTGGACTGATGATCATAGTTTGCTGAAAATTACACCAAACgttctcaaagaaaagaaatgtgcCCGCGAGTCGgaacttcatttttttgtgcGACCTCAAAAAATGAAGccgaaaacatgaaaaataggAATAAGGATTCCACCTGACAGTAATGCAGCGGCACTCAAGGGGCCGCGAGGCTCTTAGTACTGAGAGGCTCGTCCTGATTTTCCACCGGGAGCTCCGGTGAAAAATTTACAagcagcggaaaaaaaaaaaaaaaaaaaaaaggaatgtacAAGTGAAAAATCTGCGAATAGAACTGAAACTTCCCAAAGTTCTGAAGTTGTGCTGCGCATCGACCTCCTTTCCTGACTGCGCGCTGTGAACCGTGTGTGtggcgcgcgtgtgtgtgtgtgtgtcgtaccGTGCTGTCTTCATCTTTCGCCTCGTCCTCGTCCGGCTCCGCTGTGACGGAGGGCGTCTTGGGCTTGTACCAGGAGATCTGCAGGACGCGACCTTTGAACTTAGCCCCCTGGTTGGCCGCCTGAAGTGAAAGGCACGGAAAGGTGTACtgtaataacttttttttttttttttttgattcgcTCCGGAATGTGAGGAGTGAAGCGCGAGGACGGAGACGTTGGATCTGGGGGTCACCTGACGTACATTTTCTGCTTCGCTCCGTGTTTTGAAGGTCATGACGACGCTGTTGGCGTCTTGGTCGCGGAGATCCTCGATCTCACCGAATTTCTGAGAACATatttgtttgttaaaacatgATACATCGAGATTGAGGCATATTAAATCCAACACTGTTGCGTTTTCTCACCACAAAGTGCGGcatcagctcctccttctcctcctgcgtGACCCCTAAGATCGCCAGCGCTCTGGGCCTGTGGTCCACCACCATGCGGTTCACGGTCCCGCCGCGAGCCAGCGGGTCCCGGGTTCGGCTGCGGCCGCGGCCCGCGTGCATGGCGCCCGGCTCCAGCGCTATCTTGCCCCGCCCGCGACCCCGACCTGCCGGAGGCCGGATCAGCCCCAACCTGGTCGCCTGGAAGAAGGTTTCAACGAAGTCAGcctcatgttgagattgtaggcATTGAGTTTCACGAAAGTACAGACGAGCTCATCGTATACAgtctcctctgtccctctctgctctttacCATCGGTCGTCATCGTCCATTTTTAAAGCAGCGTGTCCGTGCTCTTTAACCACTCCGCGACCTCAGAGCCACTCTCTCATCCACTTGTCCCTCTCTCACTTCTGCCTTTAATTGTCATCCcgccatttttttctccccctgctTACGAGGACCCGGCGGCTCAAACTTTAATGAGACGTGGCTCCATCAGTGTGTGACTTGTGTCGGATCTGGCTTCGTTAGCGGCTGCTCCTCTGGGCTTGCTTAAGTGGCTCCAGTTTAATGTGCAGACGGAAGACTGGCTTCGGATGGATGGGATGGGATGGGGCGGggcgtgggggtgggggtgggggtgggcacCTATGCATTTTTAAACAATGAGCTAATTTAGGAGCCTgaggttaacacacacacacacacacacacacaaagaagggTGTTGTTGACATAAACTATGTTGTCTGGTAGTGAGATGCCAGAGGGGAGAGTGACTTCCTGCAGTGCAGCCATATTTACtactttaatgtgtttttgacAGTAACCAGGTTAGATCACGCCGATCGCTGGTATCTCCgcttgggtctcagtgttgtgtccacGACTTCTGAGAAATTAAAAAGATGCTTTCTTAGAAATTGTTACAGTTTGTTTGGTAGCTtggccggactggagcctcttgcgggcccgGTTTTGGCCCTCGGACCTGATATTTGATACCAGCTGGTTTGGAAAGACAATCCAAAATGTACAAATCCCAAGATCAACTTCATGTTTGAAGCTCGAGGAAAAAAGATGACAatgaagaagtagaagaagaaaaaaaaaaaggacaacccttacacagacacacaagagACTCTTTGGAAACAATGACAATTGTTCGACTTAGATAAAATAGGAAGTTATTATGTGAATTGCACGATTTACTCCTTTTTGGTGACAAAATATATCAATTTTACTTCTGGCCATCGCCAGCATGTGCAGAAGTCAACCGTCTCCTCCCGATGCAGGACCGACTTCAATACAAACGCAATCTTTTCTGCGAACTTCCTCAGGGGCTTTTCTTGGTAGCACATCCTCTAATTCAGCTCTCAAGAAAAATGTTGATGATGCAAGATGCTgtcactgtctctctctttgtatctgtgtgtgtgtgtgtgtgtgtgtgtacgtgttaCCTCGACTTGCAGCTGCCCCAGTTTCCTCTTCAGGTCTGTCGTGTCCTCTCCAGAACTCATCTTCTTGTGAAAGTCCAGTTCGGCGTCCAGCAACTCCTTCTGGGCCTGGACAAGTTTGTTCAGTCAAAACTAAGTAAACGGCTCATTTTAAAGGACGATCCAGAGTGAAAGCAAGCATTAACACTGTGCATAACATGTGTCATGAAAAAATACTCAAATTATTCACAGTTTTCTAAGAtctaaaaaaagagagaagttgTCTTCGGTCAAAGTGGCCCAAACTCACATCAGTCTTGGTTTTGGGCTGGTTGTGGTTGGCATTGGCATTTGAGACCTGGGCGGCCGGGTTCATTTCGTTCTGCAGCTGGGTGATCTTCTCAGCGAGCTCCTTCAGGGTTTTCATGATGTTGGCCCTCTCCTCGGGTTTCATGCCGCGGTTCTTCTCCAGGCGGTTTATCAgtacctgcaggaggaggaggaggagggggagggacgAGCAACCAGATCAATCAGGCTGAAGAACACTTCCATAAAGGTGGCTTGTTGCAACAACAAAGTCTTACTTTCTGACACTCAATCTGAGTCTTCAGCATCTCttgcttcttcttcctcatgTCCTGTTGGAGCTTTAGAgcctcctgtttcttttttagtgCCTCCTGAGCTTCCAGTGCTTTCCCCGTTTTGCCCAGGCTTTTGGACAGTGACTTCAGGGCCGTGGAGGGGTACGGGCCCTTCTGTGGGTTTGAGAGCGCAGACGCTACCTGAAGAGTCACAGATGTGTGAATAATTGGGTCATCAAGATAAGCCTACAGACAGACGCCACGTGACGACTGCAATCACTAAGAAAACGTCTCATAATGTACGAGAGTACGATCCAGCTGCTTTAACTATACCAGTGCAGCACTTGAGTTACCACATCACTTTAAAGGGCCATCGACTGCCTTGTTGCTAGCacgctagcattagcctcaaagccatgccgTCAGgctgagtttgtaaaaacatccatttttttGGACGTTTTGCAGAAAATATTGACACTTGCTGACATGAGCTGAACACGTACGTGAGCAGAGTCTGTGTTTGCGTTGAGGCCGTCCAGCTTGGCCAAAGCAGCGGTGCCGGCCGCTACCGGGAGGTGATGCTTTGGTACGGTCTTGTTCAGAACATAAGCTGCTGGATTGTGCTGCTTGATCCCCTGAGGACAgaatcaacattaaaaaaaacaagaagaaaattaataaatgaaagCTTTATTCAGAACAGGTTGACGATGGGCTTGTTTTATCGTTTAAGTGCGGACCTTGTGCATGCTGCCATGCTGTGGTGTCTGGCTGGGCGCCGACCCGGCCGACTGGCTCCCGGAGCcttgctcctgctgctgcaggcccgAGTTGTTGGCGCTGGGCTCACGGTGCCAGTAGACGCGGATGAAGCGGTTGTTGAGGACCGCCTCGATGCTGGATATGGCCCGCCGCGCTTCCTCATTCTTTGTGTACTGGATCAAGGCTGCCTCTGGGTCTCCACCGAACACCACCTGCGAGGAGAGCCACGCTCAGGGTCAACGCGCTCCAGAATTAACTGACAAACAACTAAAAGAAGCCCTTTTCACCTGTATGTTGACGATGGTTCCGAACTTGCTGAAGTGCTCGTTGAGCTTGGTGATGTTGTTGAGCTCACGCGGGATCTTTCGCACCTCCAGCTTTGTGTTGACGTAGTGATTCTTCTTGGGATAGTTGCCCTTATGCTGGTTGTTGAAGTTTGGCCTGGAGGGAAGCGATGGAGAGAAACCGGCCTCAGACTGGCTCATGTCAAAGTTCATCTGACACGCGACCGCAAACCAAACAGGACCGAGTCTTCAGATTTAAGTGCAGCGGTCAGCTCAAGCCTTTTCATGTCTTATAAAGGGAGACACTTGCAGAGGAAGGCTCCATTACAACCTGCCGGACTCTAAAAGATGGATTACGGGCGGTGGAACAGCATCCTGGTCGTGGGGATATTTGTGAGCACCTGCTGACCTGAGCTAACCTGGTTTCTTTTGGCAGTAATGGGAAGTGGGGCGAGGCGCAAAATCGATCAAATTTCACACGGCCTTGCTCTTCAAATTACAGCCAAACGGTTGCACGGAATGTTTGACATCCTAGTTCTAGATGTTTTTCACCCAACTTTATGTCGTTTTTGGagtaaaactacaaaaaaaaaaattgtgtgtgACTTTGACTTACTTGTCCATCCAGGGTTTTTTAACCACTGGTCCCTCAGCTATACTGGTTCCCATCGGCCTCTTCCTGCTGTCCTGGTCCGAGTTGAAACGCGACACATTGCTTCCCGGAGTGCTGGCTGCAGCGGCAGGCTCTGTCTGGATCACGATGTTAGCAGCTAGTGGgcacaaacacaatcagaagCATTAGCAACGAAGCTTGCTTTCTGGGCTGCACGTGCAATCTGAGGCTTTTCTGAACCAATAAAGTCAAGATCCACTGAGGTAAAACTACATGAGCAATAAGAAACAAGTACATACTACCTCTGGAGCCCTGTCCTTCGTTGGAGGTGAGGCCGATGAGGTTGGAGCGTTGACTCTGCACTCGGGGGATGAACTGGCGGTACGGGTTCCGACCGGCAGCCGTCAGGCCGGGGGATTCGGGGTTATATCCCTCTGGATCGTAGTTATCTGAGTAGAAATAGACACACAAGAGTGGTGAGAGGAAACAAGACTTAACATTCATCAGTCGAACAGCAAACAACATGTCGCTATATTTGTAACCTGGAGTGACGCCAACATGGCAAATACAGCTTTAAACAActtcttttattaaaaacactAGAAAATCTTGCTACTTTCTGCAACACGCTGAATGAAACTCAGCTGGAATGTTGAATTTCAGACTTAacttatgaagaaaaaaaaaatttaagttCTAAAGAAGCTGAACTTTCCATTGTTagtaaactgaaatatttcttttGCTTTCAGAGCTACGCCTCCTCTTTGGTTATCAAACAGCGCTGCCTGCTGGACAACAGCTGTCACTGCAGCCACAGAAATCACTGTGAACAGCTGAGCACAGAGGCatcaagagaggaaaaaaaataatatccaaaagcaacagaaaagtCTCCCCCGAGCACAGCCCCGCTCTGAAGAGGAGAAGCCTGCTTACATTCAGACGGGACATATTGGGGACGAAGAGACACagatgaggacgaggagggaggtgcaggaggaggaggtggaggaggaggaggaggaagagtaggCGGCAGCCCCACGCCAGGCGGtccgagaggaggaggagaagaagtgaTGGCGGACTGGTGGTTGGGTGTTTCAATCCCACTGGTTGCTATGAGTGGGGGTCCTGAGGGAGACACAAGCCCAAGCTGATCCCTCACGTACTGAGCAGGCACGACATTCAGTCTTTGAACGGCTGGTTTGAGCGGGATCACGAGAGGACACCTCCAGAAATATGATGCACAAGATTCACCATCATACTCATTTCATGGACAAAATAAACTTCACCAATCAGCACCACTAAAGCTACTGCCAGAATAAAACCAGGTTTTAAAGTTAACCGTTTAAACGGTGTGATTTTGATTTCATGCTAATCATGTTTCTGAATTtagtttgatgttttctttatcGATTCAAACTCTTGACACATGCTCGCTTGTTTATCTGATATAATTCAGAAATTTGATCTACTAGtgtgcaaaaaacacaaacaacgcTTAGGAGGGAAAAGTCAATGACGAGCTACTTCTGGAGTGAGGACTGAACAAATTTCATGTAAATAGAAATGGAAAACCCTCTTTTAACGAGACCAGATGCTTTTCAAGCGACAGGAAATTAGAGTCTTACTTCAcacgcaaagaaaaaaaaatctgatagtGGAATGAAAAGTGCCAACTCAAGatttttaatttgacatttgTGAAGCGCACGCTAGCACATTGGATCAGATTATTACAATTATCTGATTTTTAAGGGCACGCAAACAGACGGAACACAAAGGCTGCTCCGTAATACGTGTATTCAGCAAGACTCGAAATTAATCATCACTAATGTGTGGTGACAGCGAGGAAAGACAGGgactttaaagaaatgtttaatgGGAAATTTGGCGATCAAAGGGGagtaaaaaactgttttcttctggTAGCAGCAGCTTGAGTTCAAAAGTCATCTGTTCTTTTAACTATTTAATAATCAATAAAAAGGTCAACCATGACGGGCCCTGAAGAGGATTCAGTTTGACCTGTGGGATAacttcacaaaacacacaaacaaaagaatttttttcaaagaaagtaAATGAAAACGTATTCAGTCACTGAGGGTGCCGCTGTCTCCTCCGATCTGAGACCCGAGTCTAAAGATCAGTGACGCAGCCGTTCAGTGGAAGTCAGTAAGCAAGTCAAGCGGCGCCGACATTAAAGCCTCAGCATGAATGGAGATATCATATCATGTGTGCTGAGTAATGTGGAAAATGCGTGTCTTGAGAAAAGACAGGCTTTAGCCAACATtagtctgcagcagagagggTTTAGGATCTGTCAGCAGCAGTTATTAGTCAATACTTCTTAggtgcaaataaatgaaaaggagGAATTGCGAGTCATAGAGGACAGTTGCTTTTGGGGCTTAATGCTGAAATTGCTCTGAATTCTTCGTtacattttaactttttcacaAAGCACTTGTGAACTAAATCAAAGGAAAGCATAGCTTATTGGTCAATATGCTATCGtgttaaaaattgattttttgaATTAATCAATACTTACCCGCCATGGGGAAGATgcctggcggcggcggctgggcGTAGGGTGGCATCGAAGGCATcctgagggaggggggcggctcAGTGATGGAGGGCATGGGCAGGCCGGCGGGGGGCAtgaccggcggcggcgggaacGGAATGATGCTCGGCAGATTGACGTCGTCAACGATGAGAGGGTCGTTGCCGTGGTCGAAGGGACAAAGGTCACCACGGACACAAAATCCTTTTTCTGCAAGAccgagaaaaacaaaaaaacaaacaaaaaaaaaaaacaaaaaaaacaatgaaaataaagaagccTGTTACAAGTAAAAATACTAAGTGACTCAGGCTTGAAAACGTATTTAAAAATCATGATAATATAATATTTTTAGCTGCCATTTCAGTTGGCTGATGATTTTACAGTGTCGTGAGGTTGGCGAGTTATGGTTAAACTGTGAATCGGAGCGCTGCCTACACTGAACATCACCATGACGTTACAGACGTCACATTCAGTCTGAGTCTAAGTCTAAGTTTCCCTGTTTTGCTCATTCAAATTGAGAATTTTTGACCACACTTCAATCATGCACAAAGAAAATCcctgacaaacagaaaaaggttAATAAACTCATCTATTTTAGTTAAAATGATGGTTATTTATCGTGTGTCTTCTGCTGGAATGAGACGCTGCCGACGATACTCGCACAAAAAAAGTTCTTAAATTTGATGAAAATGGATAGAAAAGTTAAGAAATGAAATCAGGTAAAGCTCAGATGCCGAACAACACGTGAGCACAATCATAAACACAGAGTGTGTATTTAGTACAACCtgcattgggaaaaaaaaaaaaaaaaaaagttaatcgTCTCAGTAACACATGCAACTAAGAGAATATTAACAAATGTTTCAGTTGAAGGCAGCAAAAAACGCCATACAGGGACACGTCTTTACCCCACAGTCTCATTAAGAAAGCGGGTCCCTGGTGCGGTGACTGACAGAGCACTTCAGGGACAGCGGGTAAGTTTAAATTCTCTTGTGTAGCTGTAGGTGTGAGTCTGCTTTCTTTGCCTGATGCCACTGGGGACAGTGGAGGGAGAGCCAACAGCGGTCATTAGTGAAGACACTAAACAAGGCTCTGAACCACCAAGGGATGACACTGGTTGGGTTTATACACTAACCAGAGCAAAGATTATAGCCACTGTGTCATATACTAGGACACATTTCCTTCATTTATTGAGATTAGAATATCTTTAAGTGGAAATCAAAAACAACTGATGAAAAGCATGAGGCAAAAGGGTTGGAGACGACTTCTTTTCTTACCATCATAGTCCCTGCAGCGTTGTTTGAGAGAGCCGCTCTTGTTGGGGAACGGCTTGCCGGGACCGTCCTGCCTCTGCGGACCGAAGTAGCCTGACCAGCTGTCCGTCGTGCTGTCGGGCAGGTGAGCCGGGTTTGCGACGGGAACCCCACCAGCTCCCGGGACGCCGGcggacggggaggaggaggagaaggggtgaGGCgtgggcagcggcagcagaggcggcgggtgctggtgctggtgctgctgctgctgctgctgctgctgggaggcggAGGTGGCGGAGGAGTTGTAGCCGTCGGTGTCCTTTCTCTCAACCTCAAACTTCGTCTTGAAGTCTGTTTAAGAAACGGCAACGTGAGTCAAGAGGTACTACAGAGGCATCAAATTTTGATATAATAAGTAGCTTTTTCCTATTTGCAGATTAACCTTGTGGGTAATGCGGCCAAGTCCAACTCATGTTGCAAACTCCCCACGAATTTGACTGCAAAGCCGCCCACATTCTTCCTCCCTTTCTAACAACTTCCCCACAACACTGAGCaacaatccaaaacaaaggaacATCCAGGACGGCGTTCAGTCTCTTCTCTGCTATCTGAAGCACCTCCTCACACACAGGAGGTCTCGCGAATGAAGCGCTCGACGTTTCACCCGCCGCTGCACTCCTGGGTCTGCTCCGATTGGCTATGCGGCtcacctctgcctcctctgtgCTCCCGGTCCCTGCTCTTGCCTCGGCTGCCACTCCTGCTCCGGCTGCGACTCCGGCTGCGGCTGTAGCTCCTCCCGCGGGGGCTGCCCCTGCGGCGCTCGTGGCGCTCCCGCTCACGGTGGGAGTCGCTGCTGCTTTTCCCATGGCGATCGAAGTCACGACGCTTGCGCTCGTCCCGCCTCCTGTCCTCACGGTTCCTGTGTGTTAGAAGAGACTTGTTTCAAAAGCTGCTCTCATCAGAGTTCTAATTTCGTTtttaaaaggttgaaaagaaCATTAGAGACACGTTTTATTCTTTTATCTGTGTGCCTTCTGAAAATGTAATTCCATTGAGGCTAAAATCAGTCTAAATGGAAAGATGACGCCTCTGTTACAGGgaagcacaaaaacaatgcGTCAATGACGTACAATGTGAAAATTAATGCCA
Proteins encoded in this region:
- the rbm27 gene encoding RNA-binding protein 27 isoform X1, with amino-acid sequence MLIENVEALKSWLAKLLEPICDADPSALANYVVALVKKDKPEKELRVFCADQLDVFLQKETMGFVDKLFECLTTKNYLGNPVAKEAPKEEVKPPPVKPDVVEVRKAETPEEERENRRRRSPLRNRSDFNESRNREDRRRDERKRRDFDRHGKSSSDSHRERERHERRRGSPRGRSYSRSRSRSRSRSGSRGKSRDREHRGGRDFKTKFEVERKDTDGYNSSATSASQQQQQQQQHQHQHPPPLLPLPTPHPFSSSSPSAGVPGAGGVPVANPAHLPDSTTDSWSGYFGPQRQDGPGKPFPNKSGSLKQRCRDYDEKGFCVRGDLCPFDHGNDPLIVDDVNLPSIIPFPPPPVMPPAGLPMPSITEPPPSLRMPSMPPYAQPPPPGIFPMAGPPLIATSGIETPNHQSAITSSPPPLGPPGVGLPPTLPPPPPPPPPPAPPSSSSSVSLRPQYVPSEYNYDPEGYNPESPGLTAAGRNPYRQFIPRVQSQRSNLIGLTSNEGQGSRAANIVIQTEPAAAASTPGSNVSRFNSDQDSRKRPMGTSIAEGPVVKKPWMDKPNFNNQHKGNYPKKNHYVNTKLEVRKIPRELNNITKLNEHFSKFGTIVNIQVVFGGDPEAALIQYTKNEEARRAISSIEAVLNNRFIRVYWHREPSANNSGLQQQEQGSGSQSAGSAPSQTPQHGSMHKGIKQHNPAAYVLNKTVPKHHLPVAAGTAALAKLDGLNANTDSAHVASALSNPQKGPYPSTALKSLSKSLGKTGKALEAQEALKKKQEALKLQQDMRKKKQEMLKTQIECQKVLINRLEKNRGMKPEERANIMKTLKELAEKITQLQNEMNPAAQVSNANANHNQPKTKTDAQKELLDAELDFHKKMSSGEDTTDLKRKLGQLQVEATRLGLIRPPAGRGRGRGKIALEPGAMHAGRGRSRTRDPLARGGTVNRMVVDHRPRALAILGVTQEEKEELMPHFVKFGEIEDLRDQDANSVVMTFKTRSEAENAANQGAKFKGRVLQISWYKPKTPSVTAEPDEDEAKDEDSTKEASSYLPGEEEEEEEEEEDDDEDDEYESRSWRR
- the rbm27 gene encoding RNA-binding protein 26 isoform X3; translated protein: MLIENVEALKSWLAKLLEPICDADPSALANYVVALVKKDKPEKELRVFCADQLDVFLQKETMGFVDKLFECLTTKNYLGNPVAKEAPKEEVKPPPVKPDVVEVRKAETPEEERENRRRRSPLRNRSDFNESRNREDRRRDERKRRDFDRHGKSSSDSHRERERHERRRGSPRGRSYSRSRSRSRSRSGSRGKSRDREHRGGRDFKTKFEVERKDTDGYNSSATSASQQQQQQQQHQHQHPPPLLPLPTPHPFSSSSPSAGVPGAGGVPVANPAHLPDSTTDSWSGYFGPQRQDGPGKPFPNKSGSLKQRCRDYDEKGFCVRGDLCPFDHGNDPLIVDDVNLPSIIPFPPPPVMPPAGLPMPSITEPPPSLRMPSMPPYAQPPPPGIFPMADNYDPEGYNPESPGLTAAGRNPYRQFIPRVQSQRSNLIGLTSNEGQGSRAANIVIQTEPAAAASTPGSNVSRFNSDQDSRKRPMGTSIAEGPVVKKPWMDKPNFNNQHKGNYPKKNHYVNTKLEVRKIPRELNNITKLNEHFSKFGTIVNIQVVFGGDPEAALIQYTKNEEARRAISSIEAVLNNRFIRVYWHREPSANNSGLQQQEQGSGSQSAGSAPSQTPQHGSMHKGIKQHNPAAYVLNKTVPKHHLPVAAGTAALAKLDGLNANTDSAHVASALSNPQKGPYPSTALKSLSKSLGKTGKALEAQEALKKKQEALKLQQDMRKKKQEMLKTQIECQKVLINRLEKNRGMKPEERANIMKTLKELAEKITQLQNEMNPAAQVSNANANHNQPKTKTDAQKELLDAELDFHKKMSSGEDTTDLKRKLGQLQVEATRLGLIRPPAGRGRGRGKIALEPGAMHAGRGRSRTRDPLARGGTVNRMVVDHRPRALAILGVTQEEKEELMPHFVKFGEIEDLRDQDANSVVMTFKTRSEAENAANQGAKFKGRVLQISWYKPKTPSVTAEPDEDEAKDEDSTKEASSYLPGEEEEEEEEEEDDDEDDEYESRSWRR
- the rbm27 gene encoding RNA-binding protein 27 isoform X2 translates to MLIENVEALKSWLAKLLEPICDADPSALANYVVALVKKDKPEKELRVFCADQLDVFLQKETMGFVDKLFECLTTKNYLGNPVAKEAPKEEVKPPPVKPDVVEAETPEEERENRRRRSPLRNRSDFNESRNREDRRRDERKRRDFDRHGKSSSDSHRERERHERRRGSPRGRSYSRSRSRSRSRSGSRGKSRDREHRGGRDFKTKFEVERKDTDGYNSSATSASQQQQQQQQHQHQHPPPLLPLPTPHPFSSSSPSAGVPGAGGVPVANPAHLPDSTTDSWSGYFGPQRQDGPGKPFPNKSGSLKQRCRDYDEKGFCVRGDLCPFDHGNDPLIVDDVNLPSIIPFPPPPVMPPAGLPMPSITEPPPSLRMPSMPPYAQPPPPGIFPMAGPPLIATSGIETPNHQSAITSSPPPLGPPGVGLPPTLPPPPPPPPPPAPPSSSSSVSLRPQYVPSEYNYDPEGYNPESPGLTAAGRNPYRQFIPRVQSQRSNLIGLTSNEGQGSRAANIVIQTEPAAAASTPGSNVSRFNSDQDSRKRPMGTSIAEGPVVKKPWMDKPNFNNQHKGNYPKKNHYVNTKLEVRKIPRELNNITKLNEHFSKFGTIVNIQVVFGGDPEAALIQYTKNEEARRAISSIEAVLNNRFIRVYWHREPSANNSGLQQQEQGSGSQSAGSAPSQTPQHGSMHKGIKQHNPAAYVLNKTVPKHHLPVAAGTAALAKLDGLNANTDSAHVASALSNPQKGPYPSTALKSLSKSLGKTGKALEAQEALKKKQEALKLQQDMRKKKQEMLKTQIECQKVLINRLEKNRGMKPEERANIMKTLKELAEKITQLQNEMNPAAQVSNANANHNQPKTKTDAQKELLDAELDFHKKMSSGEDTTDLKRKLGQLQVEATRLGLIRPPAGRGRGRGKIALEPGAMHAGRGRSRTRDPLARGGTVNRMVVDHRPRALAILGVTQEEKEELMPHFVKFGEIEDLRDQDANSVVMTFKTRSEAENAANQGAKFKGRVLQISWYKPKTPSVTAEPDEDEAKDEDSTKEASSYLPGEEEEEEEEEEDDDEDDEYESRSWRR